In the Rhodothermales bacterium genome, ACCTTGTCGTAGACCTTTTCGAGCACGCGCGGGACCGTCGCGAAGAACGTCGGCTTGAGTTCGGCGAGGTGGCCGACGAGGAGGTCGGGGTTCGAGAAGTAGATCGAGTGCCCGTACGCGATGTGGGCGATCGTGAGCATCCGCGCGAAGATGTGCGTCGCCGGCAGGAACGTCACGACGACCTCTTCCTGGTGCTTGAGGGCGCCGAGCGCCTGGAGCGCCCCGAGCACGTTCGACGAGACGTTCTCGTGCGTCAGCATCACGCCTTTCGGCAACCCGGTCGTGCCCGAGGTGTAGATGAGCGTCGTGAGGTCGTGCGCCCCGACCTTGCTGCGGAGCTCGGCGAGCTCGCCGGGGTTCTCTTTTTTCCGATCCCGGCCGAGCGCGCGGAGCTCGTCGAGCGTGAAGAGGCGGACGCCGTCGGGCATGGCGATGGAGCCGGCGTTCCCCTCCGCGAGGATGACGGTCTTCACCGACGGGACGCGCGGCAGCCACTTCGCGAGTTGCGCCAGCATCGTCGGGTTCGAGACGAACATCGCCTTCGCCTCGGCGTGCTCGGTGACGTAGACGAGGTTGTCCTCGGCGTACGTCGTGTAGAGCGGAGCGTTAACGATGCCCGCGATGAGGCAGCTGAAGTCGGCGAGGGCGAAGTACATGTCGCTGTCCATGAAGAACGCGGCGTGGTCGCCCCGCTCCAGCCCGGCTTCGAGCAGGCCGAGCGCGACTTCGTCGGCGGCGTCGCGGAAGTCGTTGTTGGACATCGTCGTCCACCCGCCCCCATCGCGCGGCTGGTTAAACGCCGTCGGGTTCGGGTATTTCTCGACCACCTCGTCGAGCATCTCGACGAGCGTTTTGCCGAGGATGGGGTCTCCGAGTTGCGGCGGGGCCGTGTGAATTTGGAGCGGCATGGGAGTGGGGGTTGAAGGTGGCGGAGGGGGCGGCGGGCGGAGTCTGCGGGCGGGGTCGTAGGATACGAATCGGAAGCGCTTACGAAGATACGAACGGGGCAGCCGCCCCTTTTAGCCGTCTACGTGCGGGAGTGCGCCCGCGTGGAAGCGGAAGCCGACGATCGCGTGGCGGACGACGGCTTCGACGAACACGTCGCGCTCGATGCGGACGTCCACGCGGCGCGCGAGCAGGAGGCCGACGGCGCCGTGGAGCGCGGCCCACAGCACGCTCGCCGCGACAGCCGCGTCCTCGACGTCGAGTTGCCCAGCGTCGGCGCCTTCGCGTAGCGTCTCGGTGAACACCTCGAGGTTGCGGCGGGCGCGGCGGTACTTCTCGGCCGGGTAGCGCGACATCCGCTCCGGGTGCAGCATGAACATGATCTCGTAGTACTCGGGGTTGTCGAGCCCAAACTCGACGTAGCGGCGGCTGAGCGTTTCGAGCCGCTCCACAGCATCGGCGTGGGCGTCGGCGACGTGCTGGAACGCCTCGTTGAGCCGCGCGAAACCCTCATCGATGAGGCCGTGGAAGAGCGCGTCCTTGTTCTCGAAGTGGAGGTAGATGCTCGTCGCGCTGCACCCGACGGCGCGCGCGATCTTCCGCATCGAGAGGGTGTGGTACCCCTCCTCCACGAGGAGGTGGCGCGTCTGGTCGAGGATGGCGCGGCGGAGGTCCGTGCCGCCGGTGCGAGGATCGGGCATAGGCTAGAGAGTTAACACTGTTAGGTACTCCAATTCCTACCGCTTTGTCAAGATCCGATGGCGCCGATCTGTCGGCGACACCCAATTCGTCCAGCGCAACGATGCCCCCGCCAGCGCGACCACGCAGCATTCCCCCCAATCGCACCCGGAGACGGGGTGCCGACCCGGCCAGGGCGCAAGGCCTTGCGCCCCTACGGCGCGGAGCGTGACGGGCGGGGTAAGTTGTCGGCCTCCTTCGAATCCCCCAATCACCCAATCCCCCATGCCCTCGCTCCCCGCCGACGCGGTCCCCGACCTCCCGTCCGTCGCCCGCCGCTTCGTCCGCTACGTGCAGATCGATACGCAGTCCGACCCCGACGCCGAGACGACCCCCTCGACAGAGAAGCAGAAGGACCTCAGCCGCCTCCTCGCCGATGAGCTCTGCGCGCTCGGCATCGACGCGGCGATGGACGCCTTCGGCTACGTCTATGCGACGTTGCCTTCGACGCTCGCCGACGCTTCACGGATGCCGACCCTCGGTCTCGTCGCTCACGTCGATACGTCGCCGGACGAGCCGGGCACCGACGTGCGCCCCTTCGTCCACACCGACTATCAGGGCGACGTGATCGCGTTCCCCGGCGACGCGTCCGTCACGCTCGACCCCGCGCGGCAACCCGCCCTCCTCGACCACCTCGGCCACGACCTGATCACGAGCGACGGCACGACGCTCCTCGGCTCCGACGACAAAGCCGGCGTCGCCGTCCTCATGCAACTCGTCGAAGATCTGCTCGATGACGACGCGCCGCGTCCCGAGGTCCGCCTGCTGTTCACCGTCGACGAAGAGATCGGCCGCGGCGTCGACAAGCTCGACCGCGAGCGCTTCGGGGCTGGCGTGGCATACACCGTCGACGGCGGCGGCGTGGGCGGGATTTACGCCGAGACCTTCAACGCGGCCGAGGCGACGGTGACGGTCGAGGGCGTGACCGTCCACCCCGGCTACGCACACGGCGTGATGGCGAACGCCGTCCGCATCCTCGCCGAAATCGTCGCCACGCTCCCTGCCGACGAAGCGCCGGAGACGACGGAAGGCCGCGCAGGCTACGTCCACCCGCACACGATCACGCACGGCGAAACCGGCCACGCCGCCGCCAAGATTCTGCTACGCGACTTCGAGACCGAGGGCATGGAACGCCGCAAAGCGCTCGTTCACCGCCTCGCCGACGAGGCCGCCGCGCGCCATCCGCGCGCCCGCATCGGCGTCGAGATCCGCGACAGCTACCAGAACATGCTGCGCTACATCGAGGCGTCGGACCCGCGCACGGTCACGTTCGCCGAGGCCGCGGCGCGCACGCTCGGGATCGAGCCCGAACTCCGCCTTGTGCGCGGCGGCACCGATGGCGCGCGGCTCTCCGAGTTGGGCATCCCCACGCCGAATCTGTTCACCGGCGGCCACGACTTCCACAGCCGCTTCGAATGGAACACCGTGCAAAACCTCGAGACGTC is a window encoding:
- the pepT gene encoding peptidase T; its protein translation is MPSLPADAVPDLPSVARRFVRYVQIDTQSDPDAETTPSTEKQKDLSRLLADELCALGIDAAMDAFGYVYATLPSTLADASRMPTLGLVAHVDTSPDEPGTDVRPFVHTDYQGDVIAFPGDASVTLDPARQPALLDHLGHDLITSDGTTLLGSDDKAGVAVLMQLVEDLLDDDAPRPEVRLLFTVDEEIGRGVDKLDRERFGAGVAYTVDGGGVGGIYAETFNAAEATVTVEGVTVHPGYAHGVMANAVRILAEIVATLPADEAPETTEGRAGYVHPHTITHGETGHAAAKILLRDFETEGMERRKALVHRLADEAAARHPRARIGVEIRDSYQNMLRYIEASDPRTVTFAEAAARTLGIEPELRLVRGGTDGARLSELGIPTPNLFTGGHDFHSRFEWNTVQNLETSLAFVKTLVRHWGEHGGA
- a CDS encoding TetR/AcrR family transcriptional regulator, translating into MPDPRTGGTDLRRAILDQTRHLLVEEGYHTLSMRKIARAVGCSATSIYLHFENKDALFHGLIDEGFARLNEAFQHVADAHADAVERLETLSRRYVEFGLDNPEYYEIMFMLHPERMSRYPAEKYRRARRNLEVFTETLREGADAGQLDVEDAAVAASVLWAALHGAVGLLLARRVDVRIERDVFVEAVVRHAIVGFRFHAGALPHVDG